The following proteins come from a genomic window of Microbacterium lemovicicum:
- a CDS encoding LacI family DNA-binding transcriptional regulator, whose translation MTRTMPSRRATIADVASHAGVSRATVSRVMNGLSTVEPAIADRVRAAASALSYRPSETARNLSLGRTHTVAVVVPDLGNPMFQAILRGVTRAAAEDGYRVLVGDTQEMTSTEMDAAIEARRRCDALVLCAPRMDDDRLAQVVGATAPLALVNRVIADEGVPQVAMDYGQAIGLIIDHLEGLGHRHLVYLGGPTASASNRLRIAALDSAEERHPELRIDRLTVGAALDDGWASADRVLESDATAVVAYNDLVALGLLSRLRELGVGVPARLSVVGVDDIPYARFSDPTLTTVSVPQDELGAAVWERLHEAMAGGAPRGPLWLEGTLQARESSGPPPR comes from the coding sequence ATGACCCGCACGATGCCGTCACGACGGGCCACGATCGCCGACGTGGCCTCTCACGCCGGCGTGTCCCGTGCGACCGTGTCGCGGGTCATGAACGGACTCAGCACCGTCGAGCCGGCCATCGCCGATCGCGTCCGCGCCGCCGCCTCGGCACTGAGCTACCGGCCCAGCGAGACGGCTCGCAACCTCTCGCTCGGCCGCACCCACACCGTCGCGGTGGTCGTGCCCGACCTCGGCAACCCGATGTTCCAGGCCATTCTGCGCGGGGTCACGCGCGCCGCCGCGGAGGACGGCTACCGCGTGCTGGTCGGCGACACGCAGGAGATGACGTCGACCGAGATGGATGCCGCCATCGAGGCGCGACGCCGGTGCGACGCGCTTGTCCTGTGCGCCCCGCGCATGGACGACGACCGGCTCGCGCAGGTGGTCGGCGCCACGGCCCCGCTCGCGCTGGTCAACCGCGTCATCGCCGACGAGGGCGTGCCCCAGGTGGCGATGGACTACGGCCAGGCGATCGGGCTCATCATCGATCACCTCGAGGGCCTCGGTCATCGCCACCTCGTCTACCTCGGGGGTCCCACCGCGAGCGCGTCGAACCGGCTGCGCATCGCCGCGCTGGATTCTGCGGAGGAGCGGCATCCAGAGCTCCGGATCGACCGCCTCACGGTCGGCGCGGCCCTCGATGACGGGTGGGCCAGCGCAGATCGGGTGCTGGAATCCGACGCCACGGCCGTCGTCGCCTACAACGACCTCGTTGCCCTGGGCCTGCTGTCGCGGCTGAGGGAGCTCGGCGTCGGCGTGCCCGCGCGGCTGTCGGTGGTGGGCGTCGACGACATCCCGTACGCGCGATTCAGCGACCCCACGCTGACGACGGTCTCCGTGCCGCAGGACGAGCTCGGCGCCGCGGTGTGGGAGCGCCTCCACGAGGCGATGGCCGGGGGCGCACCGCGCGGACCGCTGTGGCTGGAGGGCACCCTGCAGGCACGGGAGAGCTCGGGGCCGCCGCCGCGCTGA
- a CDS encoding mandelate racemase/muconate lactonizing enzyme family protein has protein sequence MSAIVRIDIQPLSARMPRPWVPGAPDLHLVRVDVEDAEGRTGSGFSWTPTIGASAVAALLSDDIRAFALGREADPRSLWPDLWAHLHEAGGGGVTTIAMAGLDLALWDLHARQQGVGIAGLLGRRHERLPVYGSGVNLHYTEDELAAQVRRWIDRGLSAVKIKVGRPALAEDVARVALVRELIGPDRELMIDANQRWDLDAATAAAEALSVFEPAWIEEPLRADDTAGFRELARRIDIPIALGENLHTVHRFREAIDGGFAGVLQPNVIRVGGITPFLRIARLAADAGVVIAPHLLPDLSAQVAVCLGAPCWVEDVEDAGFDALGLLSAPSPVRIDGAWAHVDDVPGLGLDLTAPDLSKESL, from the coding sequence GTGAGCGCGATCGTCCGCATCGACATCCAGCCGCTGTCGGCGCGGATGCCGCGGCCCTGGGTGCCCGGCGCGCCCGACCTCCATCTGGTCCGCGTCGACGTGGAGGACGCCGAAGGACGGACCGGGTCGGGCTTCTCCTGGACACCGACCATCGGAGCCAGCGCCGTGGCCGCCCTGCTGTCCGATGACATCCGGGCCTTCGCCCTCGGGCGCGAGGCGGACCCGCGCTCGCTGTGGCCCGACCTCTGGGCGCATCTGCACGAGGCCGGAGGGGGCGGGGTGACCACGATCGCCATGGCCGGACTCGACCTCGCGCTGTGGGATCTGCACGCGCGGCAGCAGGGGGTCGGCATCGCGGGGCTGCTGGGTCGCCGTCATGAGCGCCTGCCGGTGTACGGATCCGGCGTGAACCTGCACTACACCGAGGACGAACTCGCCGCGCAGGTGCGGCGGTGGATCGATCGAGGCCTCAGCGCGGTGAAGATCAAGGTCGGCCGCCCCGCTCTCGCGGAGGACGTCGCACGTGTCGCCCTGGTGCGCGAGCTGATCGGACCGGATCGCGAGCTCATGATCGACGCCAACCAGCGGTGGGACCTGGATGCCGCCACCGCCGCCGCCGAGGCGCTGAGCGTCTTCGAACCGGCGTGGATCGAGGAGCCGCTGCGCGCCGACGACACCGCCGGCTTCCGGGAGCTGGCTCGCCGCATCGACATCCCGATCGCCCTCGGGGAGAACCTCCATACGGTGCACCGCTTCCGCGAGGCCATCGACGGCGGCTTCGCGGGTGTGCTCCAACCCAACGTCATCCGCGTCGGCGGCATCACTCCGTTCCTCCGGATCGCGAGGCTCGCCGCGGACGCCGGCGTCGTCATCGCCCCCCACCTGCTCCCCGACCTCTCCGCCCAGGTCGCCGTGTGTCTGGGCGCCCCGTGCTGGGTCGAGGACGTGGAGGACGCCGGCTTCGACGCGCTCGGGCTGCTGTCCGCGCCGTCCCCCGTGCGGATCGACGGCGCATGGGCGCACGTGGACGACGTGCCCGGCCTCGGACTCGATCTGACCGCCCCCGACCTGTCCAAGGAGTCACTGTGA
- a CDS encoding DUF4038 domain-containing protein, with protein MTPVDSVHEIVLTGPVEPIPADRTPLVARFTQGATTVEVPGFWDGADRYLVRFSPGTEGDWSWSTRSAAPELHGVTGTFTAGPRTGPGGVAVSAVHHFAHADGTPFRPVGATAYNWLHQEEPIFSETVDALAEAGFNKFRYMVFPQAGGYVEHFPDLLPFERHADGRWDVSRPVVAFFRRLDDAVERLGARGIQSDVLILNAYDNGRFGLDGLTEEEDAAYLRYLVARLSASPFVWWSLCNEFDILDRPTARWNRLGELLASVDPHQRLRSIHQWMRFPDHNQPWVTHASIQNGAATTEFGRASLYRDAYPKPIVLDEIKYEGDIPDRWGHLSGRQLVHQFWVATVAGCYASHGESFVTPSGSLHMVEGGPFRGESPARLGFLRRILDDLVIPGLDPIDRWDDPAYVAGSPRRQYLQYLGQDAPEAWTFRLPQGNLGDRLEVGDAFEVDVIDTWNVTVTPVGRRFVLDDVQRNDAYAKGADPVPLPAGEAVALRITRVE; from the coding sequence ATGACCCCGGTCGACAGCGTCCACGAGATCGTGCTCACCGGGCCCGTCGAGCCGATCCCCGCCGACCGCACGCCGCTCGTGGCACGCTTCACGCAGGGCGCGACGACCGTGGAGGTCCCGGGCTTCTGGGACGGCGCCGACCGGTACCTCGTGCGCTTCTCGCCCGGGACGGAGGGCGACTGGTCGTGGTCGACCCGCAGCGCGGCGCCCGAGCTGCACGGCGTCACCGGGACCTTCACCGCCGGTCCCCGCACGGGGCCGGGCGGTGTGGCCGTCTCCGCCGTCCACCACTTCGCCCACGCCGACGGCACGCCCTTCCGTCCTGTCGGCGCCACCGCCTACAACTGGCTCCATCAAGAGGAGCCGATCTTCTCCGAGACGGTCGATGCGCTGGCCGAGGCCGGCTTCAACAAGTTCCGCTACATGGTCTTCCCGCAGGCCGGAGGGTACGTCGAGCACTTCCCCGACCTGCTGCCGTTCGAGAGGCATGCGGACGGCCGGTGGGATGTCTCGCGACCGGTCGTCGCGTTCTTCCGTCGCCTCGACGACGCCGTCGAGAGGCTCGGAGCCCGAGGCATCCAGTCGGACGTCCTCATCCTCAACGCCTACGACAACGGCCGATTCGGCCTGGACGGACTGACGGAGGAGGAGGATGCCGCCTACCTGCGCTACCTCGTCGCCCGGCTGTCGGCGTCGCCCTTCGTGTGGTGGTCGCTGTGCAACGAGTTCGACATCCTCGACCGGCCCACGGCGCGCTGGAACCGACTGGGCGAGCTCCTGGCGTCGGTGGATCCGCATCAGCGTCTTCGCTCGATCCACCAGTGGATGCGCTTCCCCGACCACAACCAGCCCTGGGTCACGCACGCCTCCATCCAGAACGGCGCCGCCACGACGGAGTTCGGCCGGGCATCGCTCTACCGCGACGCGTATCCGAAGCCGATCGTGCTCGACGAGATCAAGTACGAAGGCGACATCCCGGACCGGTGGGGGCACCTCAGCGGACGTCAGCTGGTCCACCAATTCTGGGTTGCGACGGTCGCAGGGTGCTACGCCAGCCACGGCGAGAGCTTCGTCACCCCGTCCGGCAGCCTGCACATGGTCGAGGGCGGACCGTTCCGGGGCGAGAGCCCGGCGCGTCTCGGATTCCTCCGGCGCATCCTCGACGACCTGGTGATCCCCGGTCTCGACCCCATCGATCGGTGGGACGATCCGGCGTACGTCGCGGGCTCGCCCCGCCGCCAGTACCTGCAGTATCTGGGACAGGACGCGCCGGAGGCGTGGACGTTCCGGCTGCCGCAGGGCAACCTCGGCGACCGGCTCGAGGTGGGCGACGCCTTCGAGGTCGACGTCATCGACACCTGGAACGTGACGGTGACCCCCGTCGGCCGCCGGTTCGTGCTGGACGACGTGCAGCGCAACGACGCCTACGCGAAGGGAGCCGACCCGGTCCCGCTTCCGGCCGGCGAGGCCGTGGCGCTGCGCATCACGCGCGTGGAGTGA
- a CDS encoding sugar phosphate isomerase/epimerase family protein has product MIGLGTYAFLWQHSDQVPEPLSLRGAFEATRALDVDLFQICDYAPLETMDDAELQDAAATARDLGITVELGTKGIEPGRLERFLRLAEVFEARLVRSMLYGPDSRPSLAEAEEQLRSVIGGYAASGVTLALETYEQVATADLVALIERVGDDHLGVCLDPANVVARVERPRDCVELTAAHVKNVHVKDFAFARQPGWVGFTYGGAVMGEGLHDYPHLLETVRPRERGVNEIVEHWLSWQGDPETTIRTERDWTRATIEYLRSTS; this is encoded by the coding sequence ATGATCGGCCTCGGCACCTACGCCTTCCTCTGGCAGCACTCCGACCAGGTGCCGGAGCCCCTCTCGCTGCGCGGCGCCTTCGAGGCCACCCGCGCGCTCGACGTCGACCTCTTCCAGATCTGCGACTACGCGCCCCTCGAGACGATGGACGACGCCGAGCTGCAGGATGCCGCGGCCACCGCCCGTGACCTCGGCATCACCGTCGAGCTCGGCACCAAGGGCATCGAGCCCGGGCGCCTCGAGCGCTTCCTCCGACTCGCCGAGGTCTTCGAGGCCCGCCTCGTGCGCTCCATGCTCTACGGACCCGACAGCCGCCCGTCCCTCGCCGAGGCCGAGGAGCAGCTGCGCTCCGTCATCGGGGGGTACGCGGCATCCGGTGTCACGCTCGCCCTGGAGACCTACGAGCAGGTCGCGACCGCCGACCTCGTCGCGCTGATCGAGCGTGTGGGCGACGACCACCTCGGCGTCTGCCTCGACCCCGCGAACGTCGTCGCGCGCGTCGAACGTCCGCGCGACTGCGTCGAGCTCACCGCGGCACATGTGAAGAACGTGCACGTCAAGGACTTCGCCTTCGCCCGTCAACCGGGCTGGGTCGGGTTCACCTACGGCGGCGCCGTCATGGGCGAGGGCCTGCACGACTATCCGCACCTGCTCGAGACCGTCCGCCCGCGTGAGCGCGGCGTCAACGAGATCGTCGAGCACTGGCTCTCCTGGCAGGGAGATCCCGAGACCACCATCCGCACCGAGCGGGACTGGACCCGCGCCACCATCGAATACCTGAGGAGCACATCATGA
- a CDS encoding phosphogluconate dehydrogenase C-terminal domain-containing protein: MTDTSTSTAAETATESYKIAVIGAGGKMGMRVSNNLDKTAHTAWYVENSPAGQQRTLDAGRRLTDAATAVADADIVVFAVPDLALGPVTADLVPQMKSGAIALTLDPAAAYAGLLTDREDVIRAVAHPCHPSIFLQRQSPEEWADTFGGIAAPQDAIAAIESDDPAKAAIVEATVRAIYAPVIDVHFVTIKQLAQLEPTLVETVACMIGALLNEALEETINTMGVPEAAARSILYGHTQVALANGLRGDNPFSDACLIAMDYGRESIIKDDWKKIFRDDELDKNLARMLHLDHIER; encoded by the coding sequence ATGACCGACACGTCGACGAGCACCGCCGCCGAGACGGCGACCGAGTCCTACAAGATCGCCGTCATCGGAGCGGGCGGGAAGATGGGCATGCGTGTCTCGAACAACCTCGACAAGACCGCGCACACCGCCTGGTACGTCGAGAACTCCCCCGCCGGCCAGCAGCGCACCCTCGACGCCGGCCGCCGGCTGACGGATGCCGCGACCGCCGTCGCCGACGCCGACATCGTGGTCTTCGCGGTGCCCGACCTCGCGCTCGGTCCGGTCACGGCCGACCTGGTGCCGCAGATGAAGTCAGGCGCGATCGCGCTCACCCTCGACCCCGCCGCCGCGTACGCCGGGCTGCTCACCGACCGCGAGGACGTCATCCGCGCCGTGGCGCACCCGTGCCACCCGTCGATCTTCCTGCAGCGCCAGAGCCCCGAGGAGTGGGCCGACACCTTCGGCGGCATCGCCGCCCCGCAGGACGCGATCGCCGCGATCGAGAGCGACGACCCGGCCAAGGCCGCCATCGTCGAGGCCACCGTGCGGGCGATCTACGCCCCCGTCATCGACGTGCACTTCGTCACGATCAAGCAGCTCGCCCAGCTCGAGCCGACGCTGGTGGAGACGGTCGCCTGCATGATCGGCGCCCTCCTCAACGAGGCCCTCGAGGAGACCATCAACACGATGGGCGTCCCCGAGGCCGCGGCCCGCAGCATCCTGTACGGTCACACGCAGGTCGCCCTGGCCAACGGCCTCCGCGGCGACAACCCGTTCAGCGACGCGTGCCTGATCGCGATGGACTACGGTCGCGAAAGCATCATCAAGGACGACTGGAAGAAGATCTTCCGCGACGACGAGCTCGACAAGAACCTCGCCCGGATGCTGCACCTCGACCACATCGAGCGCTGA
- a CDS encoding 5-dehydro-4-deoxyglucarate dehydratase — MTLAFADGPLYFPVTAFADDGRVDLEITARAIAAGLEHGPGGVFPACGTGEFHALTAEESLAVVRATTEVVRQAATRVPVIAGVGGPVGQAVAAVRALEDIGVDGVLLLPPYLVNASPEGLVRYVAAVAEASDLPVVVYHRGSARFSAATFTRILREQPTVIGFKDGIGDVALAQEIVLAAGTVREDVEFFNGLLTAEASQAAYRAIGIPLYSSAVFAMAPAIATAYYRAYTAGDSSTCDRLLQGFYHPLIALRDTTPGYAVSLIKTGVRLAGMPVGGMRAPLTDPGPEHTTRLRELLAQGEQLVTGS; from the coding sequence ATGACGCTCGCCTTCGCCGACGGCCCCCTCTACTTCCCCGTGACGGCCTTCGCGGACGACGGCCGCGTCGACCTCGAGATCACCGCGCGCGCGATCGCCGCCGGCCTCGAGCACGGGCCCGGCGGGGTCTTCCCCGCGTGCGGCACCGGCGAGTTCCATGCGCTGACCGCCGAGGAGTCGCTCGCCGTCGTGCGCGCGACGACCGAGGTCGTCCGGCAGGCGGCGACGCGCGTCCCGGTCATCGCCGGGGTGGGCGGTCCGGTCGGCCAGGCGGTGGCCGCGGTCCGTGCGCTGGAGGACATCGGGGTCGACGGCGTGCTGCTGCTGCCCCCCTACCTCGTCAACGCGTCTCCCGAGGGACTCGTGCGCTACGTCGCAGCCGTGGCCGAGGCATCCGATCTGCCCGTCGTCGTCTACCACCGCGGGAGTGCGCGGTTCTCCGCCGCGACGTTCACGCGCATCCTCCGCGAGCAGCCCACCGTCATCGGGTTCAAGGACGGGATCGGCGACGTCGCCCTCGCGCAGGAGATCGTGCTCGCGGCGGGCACCGTCCGCGAGGACGTGGAGTTCTTCAACGGCCTGCTCACCGCCGAGGCGAGCCAGGCGGCGTACCGTGCCATCGGCATCCCGCTGTATTCGTCCGCCGTCTTCGCGATGGCGCCGGCGATCGCCACGGCGTACTACCGCGCCTACACGGCGGGCGACAGCTCGACCTGCGATCGCCTTCTCCAGGGCTTCTACCACCCGCTCATCGCCCTCCGCGACACGACGCCCGGCTACGCGGTGTCGCTCATCAAGACCGGAGTGCGCCTGGCGGGGATGCCCGTGGGCGGCATGCGCGCGCCGCTGACGGACCCCGGACCGGAGCACACCACCCGGCTCCGCGAGCTCCTCGCTCAGGGCGAGCAGCTCGTGACCGGTTCGTGA
- a CDS encoding SDR family NAD(P)-dependent oxidoreductase, with protein MTRLQGRTALVTGAATGIGYAVAARFAREGARVIVADRDEAAAIDAVAEIGADLARVAVMDISDERSVEAAFAELAAEQWTPDVVVANAGVQLFGQDAKAADLDLEVWRRTVDVNLTGTFLTVKHAVRGLLSIGGGSIILTGSPTGLNGEGQDFTAYSATKAGIHGLARTVAAAYAGQNIRVNTVVPGYTETSLVTAISDDPASRAAIVGRIPLGRAGTPRDVEGIMVFLASDDGAFATGALFAVDGGMTTL; from the coding sequence ATGACCAGACTGCAGGGCAGGACGGCGCTCGTCACGGGCGCCGCCACCGGGATCGGCTACGCGGTGGCCGCGCGCTTCGCCCGCGAGGGCGCGCGCGTCATCGTCGCCGACCGCGACGAGGCCGCGGCCATCGACGCCGTGGCCGAGATCGGGGCCGACCTCGCGCGCGTGGCGGTGATGGACATCTCCGACGAGCGCTCGGTCGAGGCGGCCTTCGCCGAGCTCGCCGCCGAGCAGTGGACGCCCGACGTCGTCGTCGCGAACGCCGGCGTGCAGCTCTTCGGCCAGGACGCGAAGGCGGCCGACCTCGACCTCGAGGTCTGGCGGCGCACCGTCGACGTGAATCTCACGGGCACGTTCCTCACCGTCAAGCACGCCGTGCGCGGGCTGCTCTCGATCGGCGGCGGGTCGATCATCCTGACCGGGAGCCCGACCGGGCTGAACGGCGAGGGGCAGGACTTCACCGCCTACAGCGCGACCAAGGCCGGCATCCACGGCCTCGCCCGCACGGTGGCGGCGGCCTACGCCGGGCAGAACATCCGTGTGAACACGGTGGTGCCGGGCTACACCGAGACGTCGCTGGTGACGGCGATCTCCGACGACCCCGCCTCTCGCGCGGCGATCGTCGGGCGCATCCCGCTTGGGCGCGCCGGCACGCCGCGCGACGTCGAGGGCATCATGGTCTTCCTCGCGAGCGACGACGGGGCCTTCGCGACGGGTGCGCTGTTCGCGGTGGACGGCGGGATGACCACCCTGTGA
- a CDS encoding aldehyde dehydrogenase (NADP(+)): MLTDPRDLDAALARSAAAAETLRRIPDVVRAGWLDAVADALDAGRDELVPIARRETHLAEARLVGEVARTTGQLRMLADVVREGSYLEAVLDSADPTAAPPRPDLRRMLVPLGPVVNFAASNFPFAFSVAGGDTAAALTAGCPVIVKAHSGHRELSRRTAEIVARALTEAGAPDGVFLLAEGREVGTALVAHPLVKAGSFTGSIAGGRALFDIAARRPDPIPFYGELGSINPVIVSPGADAARAEELATGLAASFTLGAGQFCTKPGLVFVPAGSRIPELAAASVAAATPAQLLTGSIGDAYAGGWDDLVSIDGVDVLAEATAGPEGVTPGVVRATLEVFAAEPRLREELFGPATVLVTYSDIARVAAAVSGLDGSLTGTVHAEADEDVTAVVGALSDRVGRVLFGGWPTGVAVTWSQHHGGPWPATTSLFTSVGATSVRRFQRPLAFQDAPHAALPEALQDGNPLGIPRRVDGVLELEATR; encoded by the coding sequence ATCCTCACCGATCCCCGCGACCTCGACGCGGCACTGGCCCGCAGCGCCGCGGCCGCCGAGACTCTGCGCCGCATCCCCGACGTCGTGCGGGCGGGATGGCTGGATGCCGTCGCCGACGCCCTCGACGCCGGGCGCGACGAGCTGGTGCCGATCGCACGGCGCGAGACCCACCTCGCCGAGGCGCGGCTGGTCGGCGAGGTGGCACGGACCACCGGTCAGCTGCGCATGCTCGCCGACGTCGTGCGCGAGGGCTCGTACCTCGAGGCCGTGCTGGACTCCGCCGACCCCACGGCCGCACCCCCGCGTCCGGATCTGCGGCGGATGCTGGTGCCCCTCGGCCCCGTCGTCAACTTCGCGGCGTCGAACTTCCCCTTCGCGTTCTCCGTCGCGGGCGGTGACACGGCCGCGGCCCTCACGGCCGGCTGCCCCGTCATCGTGAAGGCGCACAGCGGGCATCGCGAGCTGTCACGCCGCACCGCCGAGATCGTCGCCCGGGCGCTGACCGAGGCCGGAGCGCCCGACGGCGTCTTCCTCCTCGCCGAGGGGCGCGAGGTGGGCACGGCGCTCGTCGCGCACCCGCTCGTCAAGGCCGGGAGCTTCACCGGGTCGATCGCCGGAGGTCGCGCGCTGTTCGACATCGCCGCTCGGCGGCCCGATCCGATCCCGTTCTACGGAGAGCTCGGCAGCATCAACCCCGTCATCGTCAGCCCGGGTGCCGATGCCGCTCGCGCCGAGGAGCTCGCGACGGGTCTGGCCGCCAGCTTCACGCTCGGCGCCGGTCAGTTCTGCACCAAGCCGGGTCTCGTCTTCGTGCCGGCGGGAAGTCGCATCCCCGAGCTCGCCGCCGCGTCCGTGGCGGCAGCGACGCCCGCGCAGCTGCTCACCGGATCGATCGGCGACGCCTACGCGGGGGGATGGGACGACCTCGTCTCGATCGACGGCGTGGACGTGCTGGCCGAGGCCACCGCAGGTCCGGAGGGGGTGACCCCGGGCGTGGTGCGCGCGACGCTCGAGGTGTTCGCGGCCGAACCGCGACTGCGTGAGGAGCTCTTCGGGCCGGCGACGGTGCTGGTGACCTATTCGGACATCGCGAGGGTCGCTGCGGCCGTGAGCGGCCTCGACGGCAGCCTCACCGGCACCGTCCACGCCGAGGCCGACGAGGACGTCACGGCGGTCGTCGGGGCGCTCTCGGACCGGGTCGGCCGGGTGCTGTTCGGCGGATGGCCGACCGGGGTGGCCGTCACGTGGTCGCAGCACCACGGCGGCCCGTGGCCCGCGACGACCTCGCTGTTCACGTCGGTCGGCGCGACGAGCGTGCGCCGCTTCCAGCGGCCCCTGGCATTCCAGGACGCCCCGCACGCGGCGCTGCCGGAGGCGCTGCAGGACGGCAACCCGCTCGGCATCCCCCGCCGCGTCGACGGGGTGCTCGAGCTCGAGGCGACGCGATGA
- a CDS encoding NAD-dependent epimerase/dehydratase family protein has protein sequence MRIAVTGAAGRLGRSVVDVLRSVGHDVRAIDRDLSGGVEGIVVDLRDKAATRTALTELRPDALVHLAAIAVPFSAPESEIFTVNTSMAFDVIEAAVEAGATRVLVASSPTVLGYGPPDWTPPRLPLDESTPVAPTHAYALSKVCVEETVATFARSVPHARFASFRPCYVVPPEEWRGAPTQQGHTILERLSDPALAAVSLFNYVDARDAGEFVAAWLEAADVPSGARYIVGAADALATAPLSDLLPSYHPGTAGAAAALIGTSPAFDSSAATRDTGWVARRSWRTELSPDDLASVLRGVPREPVHVGDARRTPTHDLPVPALDQRTLS, from the coding sequence ATGCGCATCGCAGTGACAGGGGCAGCGGGGCGCCTGGGCCGAAGCGTCGTGGACGTGCTGCGCTCGGTCGGGCACGACGTGCGCGCCATCGATCGCGACCTCAGCGGCGGGGTGGAGGGGATCGTGGTCGACCTCCGGGACAAGGCGGCGACGCGCACGGCGCTGACGGAGCTCCGCCCCGATGCGTTGGTGCATCTGGCGGCCATCGCCGTGCCCTTCAGCGCCCCCGAGAGCGAGATCTTCACCGTCAACACCTCGATGGCATTCGATGTCATCGAGGCCGCGGTCGAGGCCGGCGCGACGCGCGTGCTGGTCGCCTCCAGCCCCACCGTGCTGGGCTACGGACCTCCGGACTGGACGCCCCCGCGGCTGCCGCTCGACGAGTCCACGCCCGTCGCGCCCACCCACGCCTACGCGCTCTCGAAGGTCTGCGTCGAGGAGACGGTCGCCACCTTCGCCCGCTCCGTGCCCCACGCGCGCTTCGCCTCCTTCCGCCCGTGCTACGTCGTGCCGCCGGAGGAGTGGCGCGGTGCCCCCACGCAGCAGGGGCACACGATCCTCGAGCGGCTGAGCGATCCGGCGCTGGCGGCGGTCTCGCTCTTCAACTACGTCGATGCGCGTGACGCGGGCGAGTTCGTCGCCGCGTGGCTGGAGGCCGCCGACGTGCCCAGCGGCGCCCGCTACATCGTCGGCGCGGCCGACGCCCTCGCCACGGCGCCGCTCAGCGATCTGCTTCCCTCCTACCACCCCGGCACGGCCGGCGCGGCGGCGGCGCTGATCGGGACGTCCCCCGCCTTCGACAGCTCGGCCGCGACGCGCGACACCGGCTGGGTGGCCCGTCGCTCGTGGCGCACGGAGCTGAGTCCCGACGACCTCGCCTCCGTCCTGCGCGGTGTCCCGCGCGAACCGGTCCACGTCGGCGACGCCCGCCGGACCCCGACCCACGACCTCCCCGTTCCCGCGCTCGACCAGAGGACCCTGTCATGA
- a CDS encoding triose-phosphate isomerase family protein, with amino-acid sequence MSTPQAAPITVGVSLKAYFTHARATSWFGDVAARVAALPAIADGRVRLFVIPSYLQIPAALAAFGGTPVLVGAQDVSAHPPGAFTGEVTAAELAEVGVQVAEIGHAERRRLFGETDADTAAKAAAALSEGITPVLCIGEESRMDAAAAARANLRQLRADLDGTPAGPVVVAYEPVWAIGAAEAAPDGHISVVTRALRAALEADPARDGSAVIYGGSAGPGLLTRLGDAVDGLFLGRFAHDPDALVAVLDEASALAARTPTAPAPATTTAPAPAKLHPRGETLGKAHGLAHPPQSRGVERGVEGGAAGGAA; translated from the coding sequence ATGAGCACCCCCCAGGCCGCCCCGATCACGGTGGGCGTCTCCCTCAAGGCGTACTTCACGCACGCCCGGGCGACGTCGTGGTTCGGCGACGTCGCGGCGCGCGTCGCGGCGCTGCCGGCGATCGCCGACGGACGCGTGCGCCTCTTCGTCATCCCGTCGTACCTGCAGATCCCGGCCGCCCTCGCCGCGTTCGGCGGGACCCCGGTGCTCGTCGGCGCGCAGGACGTCTCCGCGCACCCGCCCGGTGCGTTCACGGGCGAGGTCACCGCGGCGGAGCTCGCCGAGGTCGGCGTGCAGGTCGCGGAGATCGGCCATGCCGAGCGTCGTCGGCTGTTCGGCGAGACCGACGCCGACACCGCCGCGAAGGCCGCGGCAGCGCTGTCCGAGGGGATCACGCCCGTGCTGTGCATCGGCGAGGAGAGCCGCATGGATGCCGCGGCCGCCGCCCGCGCGAATCTCCGCCAGCTGCGGGCCGACCTCGACGGCACCCCCGCCGGACCCGTCGTCGTCGCGTACGAGCCGGTCTGGGCGATCGGCGCCGCAGAGGCCGCACCCGACGGGCACATCTCCGTCGTCACCCGCGCGCTGCGCGCCGCCCTCGAGGCCGATCCCGCCCGCGACGGCTCCGCGGTCATCTACGGCGGCAGCGCCGGTCCCGGACTCCTGACGCGACTCGGCGACGCGGTCGACGGCCTCTTCCTCGGCCGCTTCGCGCACGACCCCGACGCCCTCGTCGCGGTGCTCGACGAAGCATCCGCCCTCGCAGCGCGCACCCCGACCGCGCCCGCGCCCGCGACCACGACCGCGCCCGCGCCAGCGAAACTGCACCCGCGCGGCGAAACGTTGGGGAAAGCCCACGGTCTCGCCCACCCGCCGCAGTCTCGCGGGGTAGAGCGCGGGGTAGAGGGCGGCGCAGCGGGAGGGGCGGCATGA